In Salisediminibacterium beveridgei, one DNA window encodes the following:
- the hflX gene encoding GTPase HflX has translation MKEKIAKQRIILVGVEDKQGDRQSFRHRMDELASLTETAGGVVISRMEQALDHPVSATYIGRGKLEELKKMIAELEADLTIFNGELTPSQLRNIGNELDSLVLDRTQLILDIFAQRAQSKEGKLQVELAQLSYLLPRLRGQGHIMSRLGGGIGTRGPGETQLEVDQRHIRQRMDDIKRQLEQVVAHRTRYRDRRKRNQAFQVALVGYTNAGKSTLLNQVTNADVFAEDQLFATLDPTTKQISLPKGMHVLLSDTVGFIQQLPTTLIAAFRSTLEEVTAADFIVHVVDASHEDASNHEASVADLLKDLDAHQIPQLTVYNKQDMIQGDFFALSTPSILLSAHQKNDVERFLEKLERSIEDGFIPYQIAVPAYEGKFLHRLKQETIVHEEHFRESDEHYVIRGYAQPGSSIYNVMIDEKSIAKEVNDGSEGFNSN, from the coding sequence ATGAAAGAAAAAATTGCTAAACAGCGCATTATTCTTGTCGGAGTTGAAGATAAGCAAGGAGATCGCCAATCTTTCAGGCATCGGATGGATGAATTGGCTTCGTTGACGGAGACAGCAGGAGGAGTTGTTATCAGCCGGATGGAACAGGCCCTCGATCACCCCGTATCAGCAACATACATCGGGAGAGGAAAATTGGAAGAACTCAAAAAGATGATCGCTGAACTCGAAGCCGATTTGACTATTTTCAACGGTGAATTAACTCCTTCTCAGCTTCGTAATATTGGAAATGAGCTGGATAGCCTGGTGTTAGACAGAACCCAGTTAATACTGGATATTTTTGCACAACGCGCACAATCGAAAGAGGGGAAACTGCAGGTGGAACTGGCGCAACTCAGCTATCTGTTACCCCGATTAAGAGGGCAGGGTCATATCATGTCGCGACTTGGCGGAGGCATTGGTACAAGAGGACCAGGTGAAACGCAACTTGAGGTTGATCAACGGCATATCCGTCAGCGCATGGATGACATTAAACGGCAACTTGAGCAAGTTGTTGCACACAGGACAAGATACAGGGATCGAAGAAAGCGGAATCAGGCTTTTCAGGTTGCCCTGGTGGGGTATACAAATGCAGGGAAATCAACGCTCTTAAATCAAGTGACAAATGCTGACGTATTTGCGGAAGATCAACTTTTTGCCACATTGGATCCAACGACAAAACAAATCAGCTTACCAAAAGGAATGCACGTATTGCTCTCTGATACAGTGGGCTTTATCCAACAATTGCCGACGACTTTAATTGCAGCTTTTCGTTCCACATTGGAAGAAGTTACTGCAGCAGATTTCATCGTTCATGTCGTGGATGCATCACATGAAGATGCGTCGAATCATGAGGCGTCTGTTGCTGATCTTTTGAAAGATCTGGACGCACACCAGATACCTCAACTGACCGTATATAATAAACAGGACATGATACAGGGGGATTTTTTCGCACTTTCAACGCCCTCTATTTTATTATCGGCTCATCAAAAGAATGATGTTGAGAGGTTTCTTGAAAAACTTGAACGAAGTATTGAGGATGGCTTTATCCCTTATCAGATTGCAGTTCCGGCTTATGAAGGAAAGTTTCTGCACCGCTTGAAACAGGAAACGATTGTTCATGAAGAACATTTCCGGGAATCGGATGAACATTATGTGATCAGAGGATACGCACAACCAGGTTCTTCTATTTATAATGTGATGATAGATGAAAAATCGATTGCAAAGGAGGTCAACGATGGATCAGAAGGATTTAATTCGAATTAA
- the hfq gene encoding RNA chaperone Hfq translates to MKQQPVNIQDQFLNQLRKDSIPVTVFLLNGFQLRGMVKSFDNFTVILETDGKQQLLYKHAISTFSPQRNVNLQGEKS, encoded by the coding sequence ATGAAACAACAGCCGGTGAACATTCAGGATCAGTTCCTTAACCAATTAAGAAAGGATAGTATTCCAGTTACCGTATTTTTACTGAATGGCTTTCAACTTCGGGGGATGGTGAAAAGTTTTGATAATTTTACGGTAATACTTGAAACGGATGGAAAACAGCAGCTTTTATATAAGCATGCGATTTCAACATTCTCACCACAGCGTAATGTGAATCTTCAAGGAGAGAAGTCTTGA
- the miaA gene encoding tRNA (adenosine(37)-N6)-dimethylallyltransferase MiaA, translating to MKPLIIAIVGPTAVGKTELGLELADFFNGEIISGDSMQVYRGMDIGTAKASNAEQNRVPHHLIDIRTPETPFSVADFKQEATVAINAIHQKNKLPIIVGGTGLYVNSVLYDYQFKDVPEDPEFRASLETFAKAKGNHALHEQLQNISPEKAQAIHPNNIRRVIRQLEIHHVTGKVGESGMENDAVESPYRPIVFGLTMDREQLYERINQRVDDMLQKGLVDEVQYLLDQGYENTSAMNAIGYKELIPYIKGDTSLASATEQLKLNSRRFAKRQFTWFRNKMDLTWFDLSENREQKIHNMIKIIQEYQH from the coding sequence ATGAAACCATTGATTATTGCCATTGTGGGCCCGACCGCAGTCGGCAAAACCGAACTGGGTCTTGAACTTGCGGATTTTTTTAATGGTGAAATTATCAGCGGGGACTCCATGCAAGTGTATCGAGGTATGGACATAGGAACAGCTAAAGCCAGTAATGCTGAACAAAACAGGGTGCCGCATCATTTAATTGATATCAGGACACCTGAGACCCCCTTTTCGGTTGCAGATTTCAAGCAGGAAGCGACTGTAGCGATCAACGCTATTCACCAGAAGAACAAATTGCCCATAATCGTCGGTGGCACCGGATTATACGTAAACAGTGTACTCTACGATTATCAATTTAAGGATGTGCCCGAAGATCCTGAGTTCAGGGCATCATTGGAGACCTTTGCTAAAGCAAAAGGCAATCATGCCTTGCATGAACAATTGCAAAACATCTCCCCTGAAAAAGCGCAAGCAATACATCCCAATAACATCCGCAGGGTCATACGTCAGTTGGAAATTCATCACGTTACCGGGAAAGTCGGTGAGTCCGGAATGGAAAATGATGCTGTGGAAAGTCCTTATAGGCCAATTGTCTTTGGTTTGACAATGGATAGAGAGCAATTATATGAGCGGATTAATCAACGGGTGGATGATATGCTTCAAAAAGGACTTGTTGATGAAGTGCAATATCTTTTGGATCAAGGCTATGAGAATACTTCAGCAATGAATGCCATCGGATATAAAGAGCTTATTCCTTACATTAAGGGAGACACATCGCTTGCATCTGCTACTGAACAATTAAAACTGAACTCCAGACGTTTCGCAAAACGTCAGTTCACATGGTTTCGCAACAAAATGGACTTGACTTGGTTTGACCTTTCAGAAAACAGGGAACAAAAGATTCATAATATGATAAAAATCATACAGGAATATCAGCATTGA
- a CDS encoding class I SAM-dependent methyltransferase codes for MITTARKSGNVSPTAAIKLAQDWQMDYIPREGQSIRNLLTKLRDQHGSDLRLFIVGDKRIELYSNENREPFFFHPNAAMFRAKHFVRYGTDPLLTAAGIKPGDSIVDATLGLGADAQLLSMATGKNGIVKGLEASVDIARITGMGLSAYQHGFSPLIEAMRRVEVEICHHTEWLEKQPSDAYDVIYFDPMFDEKLTQSYGISGLRNFSFDEVFTKKAVEEAVRVARKRVVLKDHFRSNRFESYGFTRMRRKSSTIHYGLIETDRRQV; via the coding sequence GTGATAACTACTGCTCGGAAAAGCGGGAATGTTTCGCCAACAGCCGCAATAAAACTGGCTCAGGATTGGCAGATGGATTACATTCCACGGGAAGGACAATCCATTAGGAATCTGCTAACTAAACTCCGGGATCAACACGGGTCAGATTTGCGTTTATTTATTGTCGGTGATAAACGAATTGAGCTGTACTCAAATGAGAACAGGGAACCATTTTTCTTTCACCCGAATGCGGCAATGTTCAGAGCGAAACACTTTGTTCGCTATGGTACAGATCCACTGTTGACTGCTGCTGGGATCAAACCTGGTGATTCGATCGTGGATGCTACACTGGGACTGGGGGCAGATGCCCAACTTTTAAGCATGGCAACAGGAAAGAATGGCATTGTTAAAGGCCTTGAAGCATCTGTAGATATAGCCCGTATTACGGGAATGGGTCTTTCAGCTTATCAGCATGGTTTCTCTCCATTGATTGAAGCGATGCGCCGGGTTGAAGTTGAGATTTGTCATCATACAGAATGGCTCGAAAAACAGCCGTCTGATGCCTATGATGTGATATATTTTGATCCGATGTTTGATGAAAAGCTCACTCAATCTTATGGAATCTCGGGGTTGCGAAATTTTTCTTTTGATGAAGTCTTTACGAAGAAAGCCGTGGAAGAAGCTGTCCGTGTTGCTAGAAAACGCGTTGTACTAAAAGATCATTTCAGAAGCAACCGCTTTGAATCCTACGGTTTTACCCGAATGCGACGTAAGTCATCAACGATTCACTACGGGTTGATCGAGACAGACAGGAGGCAAGTTTAA
- the mutL gene encoding DNA mismatch repair endonuclease MutL, giving the protein MGIIQQLDEQLSNQIAAGEVVERPASVVKELIENAFDTEADKIHIELTEGGLQSIRVTDNGHGLQEDDLERAFFRHATSKIHNEHDLFRIKTLGFRGEALPSIASVAQVRLVTSQGGTTGHEIMVKGGEVIRKQSASPRKGTDVTVTDLFYNTPARLKYLRTIHTEVGHVSDTVNRMALSRPDVSFVYSHNNKTLLQTAGNGDARRVMAAIYGMQVALNAVEINAENQDFNISGYIVKPEIYRANRTYMTVLLNQRFVKSYPVIKAVQNGYHTLLPIGKFPIVVISIRVHPHLVDVNVHPSKLEVRLSKETELMQLVTDAIKEAFAQETLIPEVKESVPLKADEKQKKSDQLSLEFDEQQHRKEEPKRSSDYLAQISEERVSFENKESADEDQVSKKSESRFESSNGDIQKENVRVPKMYPVGQLHGTYIIAENELGMYMIDQHAAQERIYYEFFRNKVDDPPKVQQDLLVPLTVELTQQEAAIFSGNLDEIRRLGMDVEPFGQNTYLIRSVPVWFPDGDEEDILYEWLEQLKTGRKLSVGAIREDAAILMSCKAAIKANRHLRLDEMEHLLDDLRQCTDPFSCPHGRPIIIHHSTKEIERMFKRIM; this is encoded by the coding sequence ATGGGCATTATTCAACAGCTTGATGAACAGTTGTCCAATCAGATTGCTGCAGGTGAGGTAGTAGAAAGACCTGCATCTGTTGTCAAAGAATTGATTGAAAATGCCTTTGATACAGAGGCGGATAAAATTCATATTGAGCTTACGGAAGGTGGCCTCCAATCCATTCGCGTGACAGATAACGGCCATGGCCTGCAAGAAGATGACCTCGAGCGGGCATTTTTCCGCCATGCTACCAGTAAAATTCACAATGAACATGATCTGTTCAGGATTAAGACACTGGGTTTTCGCGGTGAAGCGTTACCAAGTATTGCCTCAGTAGCTCAAGTGAGGCTTGTCACCAGTCAAGGTGGTACAACCGGCCATGAGATCATGGTCAAGGGCGGTGAAGTCATCAGAAAACAATCTGCTTCTCCCCGAAAAGGGACCGATGTGACAGTCACTGACTTGTTTTATAATACACCTGCCCGCCTCAAATATTTACGTACCATCCATACTGAAGTGGGACATGTTTCGGATACGGTAAACCGAATGGCATTATCACGTCCTGATGTCTCTTTTGTCTATTCTCACAATAATAAGACATTGCTGCAGACTGCTGGAAATGGTGATGCCAGACGTGTGATGGCAGCGATATACGGTATGCAGGTGGCCTTGAACGCTGTGGAAATCAATGCTGAGAACCAGGATTTCAACATTTCAGGATACATCGTCAAGCCAGAGATTTATCGTGCCAACAGAACTTATATGACTGTGCTTTTGAATCAACGTTTTGTAAAAAGTTATCCGGTCATCAAAGCGGTACAAAACGGATACCATACGTTGTTGCCTATTGGGAAGTTTCCGATTGTTGTCATCTCGATCCGGGTGCATCCACATCTGGTGGATGTGAATGTTCACCCATCTAAGCTCGAGGTCCGTCTCAGTAAAGAAACTGAACTGATGCAGCTCGTGACGGATGCAATCAAGGAAGCATTTGCTCAGGAAACCTTGATTCCTGAAGTGAAAGAATCCGTACCATTGAAAGCTGACGAAAAACAGAAAAAATCAGATCAGCTTTCTTTAGAATTCGATGAACAGCAACATCGGAAAGAAGAGCCAAAGCGGTCATCGGACTATTTGGCACAAATCAGTGAGGAAAGGGTGTCTTTCGAAAACAAAGAGTCAGCAGATGAAGATCAGGTTTCAAAGAAGAGCGAATCCCGATTTGAGAGCAGTAATGGTGACATTCAAAAGGAAAATGTACGCGTGCCGAAAATGTACCCGGTGGGTCAATTGCATGGTACCTATATTATTGCTGAGAATGAACTGGGGATGTATATGATCGACCAACATGCGGCACAGGAGCGAATCTATTATGAATTTTTCAGAAATAAAGTGGATGATCCGCCGAAAGTGCAGCAGGACCTTCTCGTTCCGTTGACTGTGGAATTAACCCAACAGGAAGCTGCAATTTTTTCGGGAAATCTTGATGAAATCAGGCGGCTGGGGATGGATGTGGAACCCTTCGGTCAGAATACCTATCTGATTCGTTCGGTACCTGTATGGTTCCCTGATGGAGATGAGGAGGACATTCTTTATGAATGGCTCGAGCAGTTAAAGACCGGGCGCAAATTGTCTGTCGGAGCTATCCGGGAAGATGCTGCCATTTTAATGTCATGCAAGGCTGCGATTAAAGCCAATCGTCATTTGCGACTGGATGAAATGGAACATTTACTAGATGATCTGAGGCAGTGCACGGATCCGTTCTCATGTCCTCATGGACGGCCGATCATCATTCATCACAGTACGAAAGAGATCGAGCGCATGTTTAAACGAATCATGTAA
- the mutS gene encoding DNA mismatch repair protein MutS — protein MSTTPMMEQYLRIKKDYQDAFLFFRLGDFYELFFDDAKKAAKELEITLTGRGKGDEKIPMCGVPHHSAKQYIRQLIDQGYKVAICEQTEDPQMAKGVVKREVVQVITPGTVMDTGAFHDKENNFLVALYATGQKEETTLAAIDTTTGEFRLTKLNSMDDLASELAVYQAKEVVTMDSFPEDILNETVKPMGITVSHVDEVHHHTPDHAVEGLDDIDMRNAAEVLFEYVQRTTRRVLDHVQTAEVYIRQAYMHLDAYSKRNLELTGTLREQRKAGSLLGVIDETNTAMGGRLLKQWIGKPLLDLDRIASRQRMVRSLMDYFFERQALKTALQGVYDLERLSGRVAFGNVNGRDFIQLKHSLEQVPHILALIEDIAGDDSTPLIEGADACDELKALLETSIREDCPVSITEGGLLKDGYDEQLDLYREAMTNGKAWIAELEKSERDFTGIKSLKVGFNKVFGYYIEVTKANIQSLPEGRYERKQTLSNAERYITEELKEKEQLILEAEEKSEKLEHELFLAIRDHVKAYIRPLQKLARTVSAIDVLVSFAEVSERLGYVQPELEMHGDVHVKNGRHPVVETMIDHGEYIANDLVMNQEKEILLITGPNMAGKSTYMRQLAHLSILAQIGCFVPAEEAKLPIFDQIFTRIGAADDLAQGQSTFMVEMMETRRALKHASRESLILLDEIGRGTSTYDGMSLAQAVIEYVHDTVQAKTLFSTHYHELTHLEESLERCHNVHVAAKEEDGEVVFLHKVVDGPADRSYGIYVAQLAELPREVIERAKVLLEEFESEADTTSASKRHERIQDEQIPLFDADMSQPVISDEEIHVLNAIRELNLLHLTPIQAIQLLDELKGKLKA, from the coding sequence ATGAGTACGACACCGATGATGGAGCAGTATTTACGCATAAAAAAAGACTACCAGGATGCATTTTTGTTCTTCCGGCTCGGTGATTTTTACGAGCTCTTTTTTGACGATGCGAAAAAAGCAGCGAAAGAACTTGAAATTACCTTAACAGGGAGAGGAAAAGGGGACGAAAAGATCCCCATGTGTGGTGTGCCGCATCATTCTGCCAAACAGTACATCCGGCAACTGATTGATCAGGGGTACAAAGTTGCAATTTGTGAACAGACAGAAGACCCGCAAATGGCAAAAGGTGTCGTGAAACGAGAAGTTGTACAGGTGATAACACCTGGTACTGTGATGGACACAGGAGCATTTCATGACAAGGAAAATAATTTTCTGGTTGCCTTATATGCAACAGGGCAAAAAGAAGAAACGACATTGGCCGCCATCGATACAACGACTGGTGAATTCAGATTAACAAAGCTGAACAGCATGGATGATTTAGCAAGTGAGTTGGCAGTTTATCAGGCAAAAGAAGTAGTCACAATGGATTCATTTCCGGAGGATATTCTGAATGAAACCGTGAAACCGATGGGCATTACGGTTTCTCACGTGGATGAGGTGCATCATCATACACCGGATCATGCAGTTGAAGGATTGGATGACATCGACATGAGGAACGCAGCGGAAGTGTTATTTGAATATGTTCAACGTACGACGCGCCGTGTTCTCGACCATGTCCAAACGGCAGAAGTTTATATCCGTCAGGCTTACATGCACCTTGATGCTTATTCCAAGAGAAACTTGGAGCTCACTGGAACACTGAGGGAACAGCGTAAAGCTGGTTCTTTACTGGGTGTTATCGATGAGACCAATACTGCGATGGGTGGAAGATTGCTTAAACAGTGGATCGGTAAGCCGCTTTTGGACCTTGATCGCATTGCTTCAAGGCAGCGTATGGTTCGGTCACTGATGGATTATTTCTTTGAACGCCAAGCTCTGAAAACAGCTCTTCAAGGCGTCTATGATCTTGAACGATTGTCAGGCAGAGTGGCATTTGGAAATGTAAACGGACGGGATTTTATTCAGTTAAAGCATTCCTTGGAACAAGTCCCACACATATTAGCTTTGATTGAAGATATTGCAGGAGACGACAGCACACCATTGATTGAGGGTGCGGATGCCTGTGATGAACTGAAAGCTCTTCTTGAAACGAGTATCCGAGAAGATTGTCCGGTGAGTATTACCGAAGGCGGGCTTTTAAAAGACGGCTATGATGAACAGCTTGACCTTTACCGGGAAGCGATGACGAACGGCAAGGCATGGATTGCTGAACTTGAGAAATCCGAACGTGACTTCACCGGGATCAAATCATTAAAAGTCGGTTTCAACAAAGTCTTTGGCTATTACATTGAAGTAACAAAAGCAAATATTCAATCGTTACCTGAAGGCCGCTATGAACGTAAACAGACGCTCTCAAACGCTGAAAGGTACATCACAGAAGAACTGAAAGAGAAAGAACAGCTCATACTTGAAGCAGAGGAAAAAAGCGAAAAACTTGAACACGAATTGTTCTTGGCTATTCGAGATCACGTGAAGGCATATATTCGTCCGTTGCAAAAATTAGCTCGAACCGTCAGTGCCATTGACGTACTGGTCAGTTTTGCCGAAGTGTCAGAGCGTTTGGGTTATGTTCAGCCTGAATTGGAGATGCATGGGGATGTACATGTTAAAAACGGTCGTCATCCAGTTGTAGAAACAATGATCGATCATGGGGAGTACATTGCTAATGACCTGGTGATGAATCAGGAAAAGGAAATCTTATTGATAACAGGACCGAATATGGCTGGGAAAAGTACGTATATGCGCCAGCTTGCCCACTTATCCATCCTAGCCCAAATTGGCTGCTTTGTACCTGCAGAAGAAGCGAAACTGCCAATTTTTGATCAGATCTTTACCCGAATAGGCGCTGCAGATGATCTGGCTCAGGGACAGAGTACTTTTATGGTGGAGATGATGGAAACAAGGCGTGCTCTGAAACACGCAAGCCGTGAGAGCCTTATCCTGCTTGATGAAATTGGTCGGGGGACGTCTACCTATGACGGTATGAGTCTCGCACAGGCTGTGATTGAATACGTTCATGACACTGTGCAGGCAAAAACACTTTTCTCCACGCACTATCATGAACTTACACACCTCGAAGAGAGCCTTGAGCGCTGTCATAATGTCCATGTCGCTGCAAAAGAAGAGGACGGGGAAGTGGTTTTTCTTCATAAAGTCGTTGATGGGCCTGCAGATCGCAGCTATGGGATATACGTAGCCCAATTGGCAGAACTCCCCAGGGAGGTTATCGAGCGAGCGAAGGTGCTGTTGGAAGAATTCGAATCCGAAGCGGATACAACAAGTGCATCGAAACGCCATGAGCGGATACAGGATGAACAGATTCCGCTTTTTGACGCAGACATGTCTCAGCCTGTAATCAGTGATGAAGAAATACATGTCCTGAATGCGATTCGAGAGCTTAACCTGCTTCATTTAACACCGATTCAGGCAATTCAGCTCCTCGATGAACTGAAGGGAAAACTTAAAGCATAA
- a CDS encoding RicAFT regulatory complex protein RicA family protein, producing the protein MISETEEVDFFKRAEGQINQHLKVQQIIGQIKKLQKEAVNLKHYEKTEALKETDAQIDALQDELDDIPLVQEFKQSQTEVNDLLQMVSYAISNTVTKKIIESTGGDVLAGTTTKSPFTMINQNQNQN; encoded by the coding sequence ATGATTTCAGAAACCGAAGAAGTGGATTTTTTCAAGCGGGCTGAAGGTCAAATCAACCAGCACCTGAAAGTACAGCAGATTATCGGTCAAATTAAAAAACTGCAAAAAGAGGCAGTGAATTTAAAACACTATGAAAAAACAGAAGCATTGAAAGAAACCGATGCACAAATCGATGCACTTCAAGATGAACTCGATGACATTCCACTTGTCCAAGAATTCAAGCAATCGCAAACGGAAGTGAATGACCTGCTCCAAATGGTGAGCTATGCGATCTCGAATACCGTCACCAAAAAAATTATTGAATCTACCGGTGGCGATGTGTTGGCAGGGACAACCACGAAGAGTCCCTTTACGATGATTAATCAAAATCAAAATCAAAACTGA
- the miaB gene encoding tRNA (N6-isopentenyl adenosine(37)-C2)-methylthiotransferase MiaB produces the protein MNEEQRKQQERTVEETLSADKKSSQAKDYSQYFQMTYQPPSLSTAKKRGKEDVFVHYDFEIPDAMKGIGKGKKFLIRTYGCQMNEHDSENMAGILLEMGFESTSHQDDADVILLNTCAIRENAENKVFGEIGNLKVMKRDNPGLVVGVCGCMSQEESVVNRILQKHPHVDLIFGTHNIHRLPELIQNALFSKEMIVEVWSKEGDIIENMPRARKGQFQGWVNIMYGCDKFCTYCIVPFTRGKERSRRPEDVIEEVRHLARNGYQEITLLGQNVNAYGKDLVDTEYRLADLLDAIRTIGISRVRFTTSHPWDFEDELIDVIAKGGNMMEHIHLPVQSGNNEVLKIMNRKYTREEYVELAKQIRYKIPHATLTTDIIVGYPNETEEQFQDTLTLVEEMAFDAAYTYVYSAREGTPAAAMEDNVPQTVKKERLQRLNEVVNRLSNESNQRMLGQVVEVLVEGESKKNPDVLMGRTRTNKLVNFTGSASMIGKLIHVEITDAKSWSLNGTVVQQVEVT, from the coding sequence ATGAATGAAGAGCAACGAAAACAACAGGAAAGAACAGTGGAAGAGACCTTGTCTGCGGACAAAAAATCCAGCCAGGCAAAGGACTATTCTCAATATTTTCAAATGACATATCAACCGCCCAGTTTATCAACGGCTAAAAAACGCGGCAAAGAAGATGTCTTTGTTCATTATGATTTTGAGATACCCGATGCAATGAAAGGCATCGGGAAGGGAAAGAAATTTCTGATTCGCACTTACGGCTGTCAAATGAATGAGCATGATTCAGAAAATATGGCAGGTATATTGCTTGAAATGGGATTTGAATCGACATCGCATCAGGATGATGCAGATGTGATCCTTTTGAATACGTGTGCAATCCGCGAAAATGCAGAGAATAAAGTGTTTGGTGAAATCGGAAACCTGAAAGTGATGAAGCGAGATAATCCTGGATTGGTGGTCGGCGTTTGCGGCTGTATGTCCCAAGAAGAGAGTGTCGTTAACCGGATCCTTCAAAAGCATCCGCACGTGGACCTGATCTTCGGGACGCATAACATTCATCGCCTGCCGGAACTGATTCAAAATGCGTTATTCAGCAAAGAAATGATCGTTGAGGTCTGGTCCAAAGAAGGGGATATCATAGAAAATATGCCCCGTGCACGAAAGGGCCAATTTCAAGGCTGGGTGAACATTATGTACGGCTGTGACAAGTTTTGTACGTATTGTATCGTACCTTTCACTAGAGGGAAGGAACGAAGCCGAAGACCAGAAGATGTTATTGAAGAAGTAAGACATCTCGCTCGAAACGGTTATCAGGAAATCACGCTTTTGGGGCAGAATGTGAATGCGTACGGAAAAGATCTGGTGGATACGGAATACCGGCTGGCAGATTTACTTGATGCGATCAGGACTATCGGTATTTCCCGTGTTCGATTTACAACAAGCCATCCATGGGACTTTGAAGATGAACTCATCGATGTGATTGCAAAAGGCGGTAATATGATGGAACATATCCATCTTCCGGTACAGAGCGGTAACAATGAGGTCCTGAAGATCATGAACCGAAAATATACCCGCGAAGAGTACGTGGAACTGGCTAAACAGATACGTTATAAAATTCCTCACGCCACGTTGACCACGGATATTATCGTCGGTTATCCGAATGAGACAGAAGAGCAATTTCAGGACACGTTAACGCTTGTTGAAGAAATGGCTTTTGATGCAGCTTATACGTATGTTTATTCTGCAAGGGAAGGTACTCCTGCAGCGGCTATGGAAGATAATGTGCCGCAAACGGTGAAAAAAGAACGACTGCAACGCCTTAATGAAGTCGTGAACCGGCTTTCTAATGAAAGTAACCAGAGAATGTTAGGGCAAGTAGTCGAAGTACTTGTTGAAGGGGAGAGCAAAAAGAATCCGGATGTGCTTATGGGCAGAACCCGAACGAATAAACTGGTAAACTTCACGGGTTCGGCCTCGATGATAGGAAAACTGATACACGTGGAAATTACTGATGCAAAATCATGGTCCCTTAACGGAACTGTGGTTCAACAAGTGGAGGTGACTTAA
- a CDS encoding glycine C-acetyltransferase — translation MKGFEYLQDELDQMEQDGVYRSLVPLETDQGATVTINAKKVIQLSSNNYLGLTTHPRLKLAAVRAADQYGAGTGSVRTIAGTFTMHEQFEQELAKFKHTEAALVFQSGFTANQAVLASLLTKEDVVISDELNHASIIDGIRLTKAARKIYKHVDMNSLEEALIESKDYRKKLVVTDGVFSMDGNIAPLPEIVALCEKYDALIMVDDAHASGVLGENGRGTVNHFNLDDRVHIQVGTLSKAVGVLGGYVASTRAVREYLIHKGRPFLFSTSHPPTVTAACQEAIQVLLDEPERIERLWFNANYLKRGLEKLGFDTGISETPITPVIVGDEKKAHEFSDKLLQYGVFAQGIAFPTVKKGQARVRTIVTSEHTIDLLDQALEAFEKAGKELKIIK, via the coding sequence ATGAAAGGTTTTGAATATCTCCAGGATGAACTTGATCAAATGGAACAGGACGGTGTATACCGCTCCTTGGTTCCTCTTGAAACAGATCAAGGTGCAACCGTTACGATTAATGCAAAAAAAGTGATTCAGTTGTCATCAAACAATTACCTTGGATTAACGACCCATCCCCGTTTAAAACTTGCAGCAGTTCGCGCTGCAGATCAATACGGAGCAGGCACTGGCAGTGTCAGAACAATCGCAGGTACGTTTACAATGCATGAACAATTTGAGCAGGAGCTGGCGAAATTTAAACATACGGAAGCAGCCCTTGTTTTTCAATCGGGATTTACGGCGAACCAGGCAGTTCTGGCCTCCCTGTTAACGAAAGAAGATGTGGTGATCTCCGATGAATTAAATCACGCTTCAATCATTGATGGCATTCGTTTGACAAAAGCCGCTCGAAAGATTTATAAACATGTGGATATGAATAGCTTAGAAGAAGCACTGATTGAGTCGAAGGATTATCGGAAAAAGCTTGTGGTTACGGATGGTGTTTTCTCCATGGACGGCAACATCGCACCTCTCCCTGAAATTGTAGCCCTTTGCGAGAAGTACGATGCACTGATTATGGTAGATGACGCTCACGCAAGTGGTGTACTGGGTGAAAACGGCAGAGGAACTGTGAATCATTTCAACTTGGATGACCGTGTGCACATTCAGGTAGGCACTTTGAGTAAAGCAGTTGGCGTACTGGGCGGTTACGTCGCATCAACGAGAGCAGTTCGGGAGTATTTGATCCACAAGGGGCGTCCATTCCTGTTCAGCACCTCACACCCTCCGACGGTAACCGCAGCCTGTCAGGAAGCCATTCAGGTGCTTCTGGATGAACCTGAAAGGATCGAACGCCTCTGGTTTAATGCCAACTATCTCAAAAGAGGTCTCGAGAAACTCGGTTTCGATACAGGCATCAGTGAAACGCCGATCACACCAGTGATTGTAGGAGATGAGAAAAAAGCGCATGAATTCTCAGATAAACTGCTGCAATATGGTGTTTTTGCACAAGGAATAGCTTTTCCTACAGTCAAAAAAGGGCAAGCCCGGGTCAGAACGATCGTTACTTCAGAACATACCATCGATCTGCTGGATCAAGCCCTTGAGGCATTTGAAAAAGCGGGGAAAGAACTGAAGATTATCAAGTAA